A portion of the Gossypium arboreum isolate Shixiya-1 chromosome 8, ASM2569848v2, whole genome shotgun sequence genome contains these proteins:
- the LOC108467730 gene encoding AT-hook motif nuclear-localized protein 1-like, translating into METNSGVKVIGAEAPSTYHMAPRTENANQISSGLTPVDGLTPVDVPAVSVGLTGSTEKKKRGRPRKYGPDGKMARALSPMPISSSVPPGTAEFLSGGKPGRGRGSAYQIKHHKGMEIDNLGESPGTSVGTNFMPHVITVNPGEDVTMKVISFCQQGPRAICILSANGVISNVTLRQPDSSGGTLTYEGRFEILSLSGSFMPTETQGARSRSGGMSVSLASPDGRVVGGGVAGLLIAASPVQVVVGSFVPGNQHDQKSKKQKNESMPATLAPNPATVDLPASNAEKEDGIGVQHSQQNSNTLKQNFATTASFRTENWANIQEPRNSATDINISLPAV; encoded by the exons ATGGAAACAAATTCAGGTGTTAAAGTGATAGGAGCTGAAGCTCCATCAACTTATCATATGGCACCGAGGACTGAAAATGCTAACCAGATCAGCAGTGGTTTAACACCAGTCGATGGTTTAACACCAGTCGATGTTCCAGCAGTTAGTGTAGGATTAACCGGTAGtacagaaaagaagaagagaggtAGACCTAGAAAATATGGACCAGATGGGAAAATGGCAAGGGCATTGTCACCAATGCCTATTTCCTCATCTGTCCCACCCGGTACAGCTGAGTTTCTGAGTGGAGGAAAGCCAGGGAGAGGGCGAGGCAGTGCTTACCAGATTAAGCATCATAAAGGAATGGAAATAGATAATTTAG GTGAGTCGCCCGGTACTTCTGTCGGAACAAATTTTATGCCGCATGTCATCACTGTCAATCCCGGCGAG GATGTAACAATGAAGGTGATATCGTTTTGTCAACAAGGACCACGAGCCATTTGCATCCTATCCGCTAACGGAGTGATTTCAAATGTTACACTTCGTCAGCCCGATTCTTCCGGGGGTACGCTTACATATGAG GGTCGTTTTGAGATACTGTCCTTGTCCGGTTCCTTTATGCCTACTGAAACTCAAGGAGCTAGGAGTCGATCTGGAGGGATGAGCGTCTCATTGGCAAGCCCTGATGGACGCGTTGTAGGTGGAGGCGTAGCAGGCCTTCTCATAGCTGCCAGTCCTGTACAG GTTGTCGTAGGAAGTTTTGTACCAGGCAACCAGCACGACCAAAAGTCCAAGAAGCAGAAAAACGAGTCCATGCCAGCAACTCTTGCACCAAACCCGGCCACAGTCGATTTACCTGCATCGAATGCAGAAAAAGAGGATGGCATCGGTGTGCAACATTCACAACAAAATTCCAATACCCTGAAACAAAACTTTGCTACTACTGCTAGTTTCAGAACAGAAAATTGGGCCAACATACAGGAGCCAAGAAATTCAGCCACTGATATCAACATTTCCTTGCCTGCAGTTTAA